A stretch of Spirosoma oryzicola DNA encodes these proteins:
- the queA gene encoding tRNA preQ1(34) S-adenosylmethionine ribosyltransferase-isomerase QueA: MKLSEFKFDLPDSLIAKYPVERGESRLMVVDRKTKTIEHKQFSDMLSYFGDGDVMVINNTKVFPARLYGNKEKTGAKIEVFLLRELNREMKLWDVLVDPARKIRVGNKLYFGDSDLVAEVIDNTTSRGRTIRFLFDGSHEEFMKAVDELGETPLPREIKREAELTDRDLYQTVFAQHVGAVAAPTAGLHFTRAMMKRMEIKGIHFAPITLHVGLGTFRQVDVEDLTKHKTDSENYRIPEDAAQIVNTALDGGKRVCAIGTTSLKAIESSVSANSRLKPVEGWTDKFIFPPYDFKIANSLLTSLHLPESILIMMTSAFGGHELIRHAYEVAIKEKYRFFSYGDAMLIL, encoded by the coding sequence ATGAAGTTATCCGAATTCAAATTTGATTTGCCCGACAGTTTAATTGCTAAATACCCAGTTGAACGGGGTGAGTCACGGTTAATGGTTGTTGACCGTAAAACCAAAACAATTGAGCACAAGCAGTTTTCGGATATGTTAAGCTATTTCGGCGACGGCGACGTGATGGTTATCAACAACACGAAAGTATTTCCGGCAAGATTATACGGTAATAAAGAAAAAACCGGGGCTAAAATCGAGGTTTTTCTGCTGCGCGAACTCAACCGCGAAATGAAGCTTTGGGACGTACTGGTCGATCCAGCCCGAAAAATTCGCGTTGGCAACAAACTTTATTTTGGCGACAGTGACCTCGTGGCCGAAGTAATCGACAATACAACCTCTCGTGGGCGGACCATCCGGTTCCTGTTTGACGGTAGCCACGAAGAGTTCATGAAAGCGGTGGATGAACTGGGCGAAACGCCCCTGCCGCGCGAAATCAAACGCGAAGCGGAACTTACTGACCGTGACCTTTACCAGACAGTTTTTGCTCAGCATGTGGGCGCTGTAGCCGCTCCAACGGCGGGTCTGCACTTTACCCGTGCCATGATGAAGCGTATGGAGATTAAAGGCATTCATTTTGCGCCTATCACGCTTCACGTTGGGTTGGGAACATTCCGTCAGGTAGACGTTGAGGACCTGACCAAGCACAAAACCGATTCCGAAAATTACCGCATTCCAGAGGATGCCGCTCAGATCGTCAATACCGCTCTCGACGGGGGCAAACGTGTGTGCGCTATCGGGACAACGTCGTTGAAAGCAATTGAATCATCCGTATCTGCCAACAGCCGGCTGAAACCGGTGGAAGGCTGGACTGACAAGTTTATTTTCCCCCCGTACGATTTCAAAATAGCCAATTCGCTGCTGACCAGTCTGCACCTGCCTGAGTCGATCCTGATCATGATGACGAGCGCTTTTGGTGGGCATGAGCTAATCCGTCACGCGTACGAAGTAGCTATCAAAGAAAAGTATCGTTTCTTTAGCTACGGCGACGCCATGCTGATTCTGTAA
- a CDS encoding 2-C-methyl-D-erythritol 4-phosphate cytidylyltransferase — translation MVQSFSESRFAIIVAGGSGSRMKSDVPKQFLLLGGKSILQRTVEQFLAVLPASHIRLVLPARDQLIWTSLCDQHNFHCDVQLVTGGATRFQSVRNGLNAVSAAEGLVAVHDGVRPFITPDIINHSFETAARTGSAVTCVPVKDSVRLVSSDGSSQAVDRSQYRLVQTPQTFRLDLFRQAFTVDEQPFFTDCASVMEYAGFPITLIEGSYENIKITTPDDLKGF, via the coding sequence ATGGTTCAATCGTTTAGTGAGTCTCGCTTTGCCATCATCGTTGCGGGCGGTAGTGGCAGTCGGATGAAATCGGACGTTCCGAAGCAGTTTCTGTTGTTAGGTGGTAAATCCATTCTTCAACGCACGGTCGAGCAATTTCTCGCTGTGTTGCCCGCTTCACATATCAGGCTGGTGCTGCCCGCCCGCGATCAGCTTATATGGACCAGCCTGTGCGATCAACACAATTTTCACTGCGACGTTCAGCTCGTTACGGGCGGAGCGACGCGGTTTCAATCCGTACGAAATGGCCTGAATGCGGTTTCAGCCGCCGAAGGGCTGGTGGCGGTTCATGATGGGGTCCGCCCGTTTATTACACCTGACATTATCAACCATAGCTTTGAAACAGCCGCCCGAACGGGATCTGCTGTCACCTGCGTACCCGTGAAGGATTCGGTACGCCTTGTCTCTTCGGATGGTAGTAGCCAGGCCGTTGACCGCAGCCAGTACCGATTGGTACAAACACCCCAGACATTCAGACTAGATTTGTTTCGACAAGCGTTTACGGTTGATGAACAGCCATTTTTTACAGACTGCGCCAGCGTCATGGAATACGCCGGATTTCCGATTACGCTCATTGAAGGTTCTTACGAGAACATCAAAATTACGACGCCGGACGATCTGAAAGGGTTTTGA
- the meaB gene encoding methylmalonyl Co-A mutase-associated GTPase MeaB, with protein sequence MRNRLTPDQYANGILAGNRFLLSRAITLIESRRSDDQQLAQQVLTAVLTQTNNSPAKPSLRIGITGVPGVGKSTFIETLGKYLTSQGHQLAVLAVDPTSQRSGGSLLGDKTRMETLSLDPKAYIRPSPAGASLGGVAHRTRETMLLCEAAGFDIVLIETVGVGQSETVVHGMVDFFLLLMLAGAGDELQGMKRGIMELADMLAITKADGVNTAAAQQAQVDYQNALHLFPPTGTGWFPPVLTCSAVTGAGIDDLWRAILGHQRLTTASGHHKQRRQEQQLAWFRALLQQTLDHRFYAQSGMRERLTTIEAQVRAGTLLPGSAVRELLG encoded by the coding sequence ATGCGTAACCGACTTACTCCCGATCAGTACGCAAACGGTATTCTGGCTGGAAATCGGTTCCTGCTGAGTCGAGCGATCACGCTAATCGAAAGCCGACGGTCCGACGACCAGCAGTTGGCTCAGCAAGTCCTGACGGCTGTTCTAACGCAGACAAACAACTCCCCGGCTAAACCATCCCTTCGCATTGGTATTACAGGCGTACCGGGTGTTGGTAAAAGCACGTTCATCGAAACGCTGGGCAAGTACCTGACCAGTCAGGGACACCAATTGGCTGTACTAGCCGTTGACCCAACCAGCCAACGGTCGGGTGGCAGTTTATTAGGCGATAAAACGCGTATGGAAACGCTTTCGCTAGACCCTAAGGCTTACATTCGTCCGTCGCCAGCGGGCGCATCGCTGGGCGGTGTGGCGCATCGTACGCGGGAAACAATGCTTCTCTGCGAAGCAGCTGGTTTTGATATTGTTCTGATCGAGACAGTCGGCGTGGGTCAATCGGAAACGGTTGTTCACGGTATGGTCGATTTTTTTCTGCTGCTGATGCTGGCCGGAGCGGGCGACGAACTTCAGGGTATGAAACGAGGCATCATGGAGTTAGCCGATATGCTGGCTATTACGAAGGCGGACGGCGTTAATACTGCGGCTGCTCAGCAGGCACAGGTCGATTATCAGAATGCGCTACACCTTTTCCCTCCTACCGGCACCGGTTGGTTTCCACCCGTATTGACCTGCTCAGCCGTAACGGGCGCGGGGATTGATGACCTATGGCGGGCTATTCTCGGCCATCAGCGGCTAACCACAGCGAGCGGGCATCACAAACAACGCAGACAGGAGCAGCAACTAGCCTGGTTTCGCGCTTTACTGCAACAAACGTTGGATCACCGTTTTTACGCTCAGTCGGGTATGCGCGAACGACTCACGACTATCGAAGCACAGGTAAGAGCAGGTACACTACTCCCTGGTTCGGCAGTACGGGAACTGCTTGGCTAA